One genomic region from Chthonomonas calidirosea T49 encodes:
- the mfd gene encoding transcription-repair coupling factor, with product MLRNPITMSLKELLSLADQLTGLDTLVSALRDSPSPTIAQIEGLAGTAKGFLLAHLTTALQRPILLITYQQEQAQRLADDLLHFGLPSESVAVLPASPSLFTPDDVVDHHLIGERLSALKLLGQNRPCVVIGVIEAILRRTIPPAYLQQESLRLEAETEVDLDTILHRLVKLGYLPTLTVTQPGEFSRRGGILDIYPSTAEAPIRIELFGDTIDSIRAFDVTTQRSIRREAWAEIAPAREAVLEPQRIVEALHRIKTRLETRRAELLAQKTREATKAAERLTELVEADLVALEQGTGFNSLERYITYIVPETICALDHLPPDGMVVLDEPHQVQEHWLRHDADLRSARERHYERGELLDLEPPILPLEEGYARLQQHRLLLLTLLARHVEPFTPLCFLQVHSAAMESYRGRLSLLADEIGTWLTNECRVVIASDQPQRVREICAELHLPVQPKEQTPHNPGLYVQEGRLRAGFKFTDLKLYVLTDAELFGAARPVRSHRKVAGGVAISSLLDLRENDYVVHIHHGIGIYRGLVRRQIDGTERDFLFIEYAGGDKLYVPADQIDRIQRYIGADGAPPQINRIGGGDWQRTKRKVREQAKQMAAELLRLYAAREAATRPPFGPDTPWQIEMEEAFPYEETPGQLQAIQEVKADLERERPMDRLICGDVGFGKTEVAIRAAFKVVSAGKQVAILCPTTVLAAQHHATFSERLAAYPITIELLSRFRTRAEQRKTVEGLRTGSVDIVVATHRLLSKDVEFKDLGLLIIDEEQRFGVAQKERLKKLRTSVDVLTLTATPIPRTLSMALSGLRDMSLIEDPPEGRMPVITYVREYDDELVRDAILRELERDGQVYFVHNRVESIYHVAQHLKKLIPDMRIEVGHGQMSEEELEQVMFDFYHHKADVLLCTTIIENGLDIPNCNTILIDNADHMGLAQLYQLRGRVGRSNRQAYAYLLYRPNKVLREDAEQRLAAIREFCALGSGYKVALRDLEIRGAGNLLGAEQSGAMLSVGFDLYCQLLSQAVQELRGEEPIEDMLPAVDLPVTAYIPESYIPGEAERIYFYKHLSGARTLKASKTFRPN from the coding sequence GTGCTGCGTAACCCAATAACCATGAGCCTTAAAGAGCTTCTATCGCTAGCCGATCAACTTACAGGCCTCGATACGCTGGTCAGTGCCCTGCGCGACTCGCCATCGCCCACCATCGCGCAAATAGAAGGCCTGGCTGGCACCGCCAAGGGCTTCTTGCTGGCACACCTTACTACCGCTCTCCAACGGCCTATCCTCCTTATAACCTACCAGCAAGAACAAGCCCAACGGCTTGCCGATGACCTTCTTCATTTCGGCCTTCCCAGTGAAAGCGTGGCCGTTTTACCGGCCTCGCCAAGCCTCTTTACCCCCGACGATGTGGTTGACCACCATCTTATCGGAGAACGCCTGAGCGCCCTAAAGCTCCTAGGGCAAAACCGGCCATGCGTGGTTATCGGTGTTATCGAGGCTATACTGCGCCGAACCATCCCACCCGCCTACCTTCAACAGGAAAGCCTTCGCCTAGAGGCCGAAACTGAGGTAGACCTCGACACCATCCTACACCGACTTGTGAAGCTCGGCTATCTCCCTACCCTCACCGTTACCCAACCCGGAGAGTTTAGCCGCCGGGGCGGCATCCTCGACATCTATCCCTCCACCGCTGAGGCGCCAATACGAATCGAGCTCTTCGGCGATACCATCGATTCGATCCGCGCTTTCGATGTAACCACACAGCGCTCCATCCGCCGAGAGGCCTGGGCAGAGATCGCCCCCGCCCGTGAGGCCGTCCTCGAACCGCAGCGGATCGTCGAAGCCCTTCATCGCATAAAAACGAGGCTTGAAACCCGCCGCGCCGAACTGCTCGCGCAAAAAACACGAGAGGCTACCAAAGCTGCCGAGCGTCTTACCGAACTGGTGGAGGCCGATCTAGTCGCCCTCGAACAAGGTACTGGATTTAACAGCTTGGAGCGCTACATTACCTATATCGTCCCAGAAACTATCTGCGCTCTCGACCATCTGCCACCCGATGGAATGGTCGTGCTCGATGAACCACACCAGGTGCAAGAGCACTGGCTGCGGCATGATGCCGATCTGCGCTCCGCTCGCGAACGCCACTATGAACGTGGAGAGCTTCTCGACCTGGAACCTCCCATCCTGCCCCTAGAGGAAGGATACGCGCGACTTCAACAGCATCGCCTCCTGCTGCTGACCCTGCTTGCACGCCATGTCGAGCCGTTTACTCCCCTCTGCTTTCTTCAGGTGCATTCGGCCGCCATGGAAAGCTACCGCGGCCGGCTCTCCCTGCTTGCAGATGAGATAGGCACCTGGCTGACAAATGAATGTCGTGTGGTCATCGCCTCCGACCAACCGCAGCGCGTGCGCGAGATATGCGCCGAACTGCATCTGCCAGTGCAACCCAAAGAACAGACTCCGCACAACCCCGGCCTCTATGTGCAGGAGGGACGCCTTCGCGCCGGCTTCAAATTCACCGATCTTAAGCTCTATGTGCTGACCGATGCGGAGCTGTTCGGCGCCGCTCGACCCGTTCGCTCCCATCGCAAGGTGGCCGGGGGTGTGGCCATCAGCTCCCTGCTCGATCTGCGCGAAAACGACTACGTGGTTCACATCCATCACGGCATCGGCATCTATCGGGGCCTCGTCCGTCGCCAAATTGATGGCACCGAACGCGATTTCCTCTTCATCGAATATGCCGGCGGAGATAAGCTCTATGTGCCCGCCGATCAGATTGACCGCATCCAGCGCTATATAGGAGCCGATGGGGCTCCCCCTCAGATCAACCGCATTGGCGGAGGCGACTGGCAGCGCACCAAGCGCAAAGTGCGCGAACAGGCTAAGCAGATGGCGGCAGAGCTGCTGCGCCTCTATGCTGCCCGCGAGGCCGCCACACGCCCTCCCTTCGGCCCCGACACCCCGTGGCAGATCGAAATGGAGGAAGCCTTCCCCTACGAAGAGACCCCTGGGCAACTACAGGCCATTCAAGAGGTAAAAGCCGACCTCGAACGCGAACGCCCCATGGATCGCCTCATCTGCGGCGATGTGGGCTTCGGTAAAACCGAGGTTGCCATCCGTGCCGCCTTTAAAGTGGTATCTGCCGGTAAACAGGTGGCTATTCTCTGCCCTACCACCGTGCTTGCCGCTCAGCACCACGCCACCTTCTCGGAACGCCTCGCCGCCTACCCCATCACCATCGAACTGCTCTCGCGCTTCCGTACTCGCGCTGAGCAGCGCAAAACGGTGGAAGGCCTGCGAACGGGCAGCGTGGATATCGTCGTGGCCACCCATCGTCTCCTCAGCAAAGACGTGGAGTTCAAAGACCTCGGACTGCTTATCATAGACGAAGAGCAGCGATTCGGGGTAGCCCAGAAAGAGCGCCTCAAAAAACTCCGCACCTCGGTGGATGTGCTGACCCTTACGGCCACCCCCATCCCGCGCACCCTCTCGATGGCCCTCTCCGGACTGCGCGACATGAGCCTCATCGAAGACCCACCCGAAGGACGTATGCCCGTTATTACCTATGTGCGTGAGTATGATGATGAGCTAGTTCGTGATGCCATTCTGCGAGAGTTGGAGCGCGATGGGCAGGTCTACTTTGTCCATAACCGCGTCGAATCGATCTACCATGTGGCGCAGCACCTGAAAAAGCTCATCCCCGATATGCGCATCGAGGTGGGGCATGGGCAGATGTCGGAAGAGGAGCTTGAACAGGTTATGTTTGATTTTTACCATCATAAGGCGGATGTGCTGCTGTGTACCACCATCATTGAAAACGGCCTCGATATCCCCAACTGCAACACCATCCTTATTGATAATGCTGACCACATGGGGCTCGCACAGCTCTATCAGTTGCGCGGTCGCGTAGGACGCTCCAACCGTCAAGCCTATGCCTATCTGCTCTACCGCCCCAACAAGGTGTTGCGCGAGGATGCCGAGCAGCGGCTTGCGGCCATTCGTGAGTTTTGCGCTCTGGGCAGCGGCTACAAAGTCGCCCTGCGCGATCTGGAAATTCGCGGGGCAGGGAATCTCTTGGGGGCCGAGCAGAGCGGTGCCATGCTGAGTGTGGGGTTCGACCTCTATTGCCAACTTCTTTCCCAAGCCGTGCAGGAGCTGCGCGGCGAAGAGCCCATAGAGGACATGCTTCCCGCCGTCGATCTGCCCGTCACCGCCTACATCCCCGAAAGCTATATCCCCGGCGAGGCGGAACGTATCTACTTCTACAAGCACCTCAGCGGCGCCCGCACCCTCAAAGCATCGAAAACCTTCAGGCCGAACTAG
- a CDS encoding TRCF domain-containing protein, with product MENLQAELEDRFGDPPRPVWEALAILRIRLRCKEIGIASIKGDRSGLTIRFAPHVRLTPEAIRLLNHAFKGHRFTSEGVILPLTSHKVREQVEEMIEVLDKALAYGKKPEMASLPTQR from the coding sequence ATCGAAAACCTTCAGGCCGAACTAGAAGATCGATTTGGCGATCCACCGCGGCCCGTCTGGGAGGCGCTGGCCATCCTGCGTATCCGCCTTCGCTGTAAAGAGATCGGCATCGCAAGCATTAAAGGGGATCGAAGCGGCCTCACCATTCGATTCGCCCCGCATGTTCGCCTCACCCCCGAAGCCATTCGGTTGCTGAACCACGCCTTTAAAGGCCATCGTTTCACGTCGGAAGGGGTTATCCTGCCTCTTACCAGCCATAAAGTGCGCGAGCAGGTGGAAGAGATGATCGAGGTTCTGGATAAAGCGCTGGCTTACGGCAAAAAGCCCGAAATGGCCTCCTTGCCCACCCAGAGATAG
- a CDS encoding AAA family ATPase yields the protein MEAHGSLPLSAESRRLLAAVRALQSPGQPLTLAHWLLVLLGQHRGLVEQMAKDIHPEMLLPLLQRRLQQGQREPQLPEEEVIAEAGRIAQAGNRAQIEVRDLCAVILTRAGYALEEPVPLLKNTPEEQPFCPLLDRYGRDLTRAAREGRLSAVVGREEEIQMVIETLCRRTKRNPALIGPAGVGKTAIVEGLAQYIARGDVPPLLQNAHLWAIEPASLLAGTHVHGEFEERVQALLAEARRTGVLLFIDEMHTIMRAAGGGSDLANLLKPALASGEIACIAATTDDEYRRFIEADPALERRFQPIRIQEPTLAQTSAILKALRDELQRLRGVSVSDGVLQQILEVAHTCLRNRCFPDKGVDLLEQCVAHALAKGQTEVRESDVAEITRRMTGVLLTPAERIARLKQVLQERSLMLPSDAEALVHRLSVSLRGLDTHPERPNATLLLIGEMSYLARPLAEAIAEAVYGDAARLVDIDLAGMREAHDISQFIGSPPGYVGYESRLPIHQIAQLGSCVFLCRNIESCHKSLRSLLAQAIATGLLTDSCGKRIFLSDTITLLSADINPEQIRKMGLVGGHTKPTPDPRELAETVLEPDLVEQMDEVCLRAPSPAQCEALLATPCLQTLIQRYHAQGIELNWDATALEWLLQRQQHAAHPRDWEREIDEQLGAILEPYLPDVPGEMTPLTVTIFQYDNTLRARIA from the coding sequence ATGGAAGCACATGGCTCCCTACCCCTATCGGCCGAAAGCCGTCGTCTCTTAGCGGCCGTTCGAGCGCTGCAATCACCAGGCCAGCCCCTCACGCTGGCTCATTGGCTGCTGGTACTTCTCGGCCAACATCGCGGCTTGGTAGAACAGATGGCCAAAGACATTCATCCCGAGATGCTCCTTCCCTTGCTTCAACGTCGTCTGCAGCAAGGCCAACGCGAGCCGCAGCTTCCGGAAGAGGAGGTGATTGCCGAGGCGGGGCGCATTGCACAAGCAGGAAACAGAGCCCAAATCGAAGTGCGCGATCTCTGCGCAGTCATCCTTACCCGCGCAGGCTATGCTTTGGAAGAGCCGGTTCCTCTGCTGAAAAACACCCCTGAAGAGCAGCCCTTCTGTCCCCTCCTGGACCGCTATGGAAGAGATTTAACGCGCGCCGCTCGCGAAGGTCGCCTCTCTGCCGTCGTGGGGCGTGAAGAGGAGATACAGATGGTTATAGAGACCCTCTGCCGTCGCACCAAACGCAACCCAGCTCTCATCGGGCCAGCAGGTGTTGGGAAAACGGCCATCGTGGAGGGCTTAGCCCAATATATCGCGCGCGGCGACGTGCCACCCCTTCTCCAAAACGCCCATCTTTGGGCCATCGAACCGGCCTCCCTCCTCGCAGGCACCCATGTGCACGGCGAGTTTGAGGAGCGCGTGCAAGCCCTCCTCGCCGAAGCCCGTCGCACCGGCGTGCTGCTTTTTATTGATGAGATGCATACCATTATGCGCGCCGCCGGAGGAGGCAGCGACCTCGCCAACCTCCTAAAACCGGCACTGGCCAGTGGTGAGATCGCCTGTATCGCCGCTACCACCGACGATGAATACCGCCGCTTCATCGAAGCCGACCCCGCCCTCGAACGGCGTTTCCAACCCATCCGCATTCAAGAGCCAACGCTCGCCCAAACAAGTGCCATCCTAAAAGCCCTCCGCGACGAGCTTCAGCGGCTGCGCGGCGTCAGCGTTAGCGATGGAGTGCTCCAGCAGATCTTAGAGGTGGCCCATACCTGCCTCCGCAACCGCTGCTTTCCCGATAAAGGCGTGGACCTGCTGGAACAGTGCGTCGCCCATGCCCTGGCAAAAGGGCAAACCGAGGTCCGCGAAAGCGACGTAGCCGAGATAACCCGCCGTATGACGGGCGTGTTGCTGACGCCCGCCGAACGCATTGCACGCCTGAAACAGGTTTTGCAGGAACGCTCTTTGATGCTACCTAGCGATGCCGAAGCGCTTGTGCATCGTCTCAGTGTCAGCCTGCGCGGCCTCGACACCCACCCCGAACGCCCCAATGCGACCCTCTTGCTCATAGGAGAGATGAGCTACCTGGCGCGCCCGCTGGCAGAGGCCATCGCCGAAGCCGTCTACGGCGATGCCGCCCGCCTCGTAGATATTGACCTTGCTGGTATGCGTGAGGCGCACGACATCTCCCAGTTCATCGGCTCGCCCCCAGGCTACGTGGGCTACGAAAGCCGTCTGCCCATCCATCAAATCGCCCAGCTTGGAAGCTGCGTGTTCCTCTGCCGCAACATCGAATCCTGCCACAAAAGCCTTCGTAGCCTGCTAGCTCAAGCCATCGCCACCGGCCTTCTCACCGACTCGTGCGGCAAACGCATCTTCCTTAGCGATACCATTACGCTGCTCTCCGCCGATATAAACCCGGAACAGATTCGTAAGATGGGATTGGTCGGAGGTCATACGAAACCGACACCAGACCCGCGAGAGCTGGCCGAAACGGTGCTTGAACCCGATCTCGTGGAGCAGATGGATGAGGTGTGTCTAAGGGCGCCCTCGCCCGCACAATGCGAAGCCCTCCTTGCCACTCCCTGCCTGCAAACGCTTATCCAACGCTATCACGCGCAGGGCATCGAGTTGAACTGGGACGCCACGGCGCTGGAGTGGCTGCTGCAACGCCAGCAACATGCCGCGCACCCGCGCGACTGGGAGCGTGAAATAGACGAGCAGTTAGGCGCGATTCTAGAGCCCTACCTACCCGATGTGCCCGGCGAAATGACTCCCCTCACCGTCACTATCTTCCAATACGACAACACCCTCCGGGCGCGCATCGCGTAG